The sequence CATATTATCCTAGGGTGTATAGCATGGGCAACGCAGAGCCTCGGTGGAGATGGGGCGATATAGAGTGCTTTAGCAATCCCCCCGAGAGCTTTTTAGAGGAGATCTACAGGGTTGAGCTAACATGCTTCAAAGACCCCTATCCACCGAGGCTCCTCCTATACTATCTAAGACTCTCCCAGGATCTATTCATAGCATGTAGATCAGGGGGTAGGATTGTGGGCTACGCGATAGGGGTTATAGAGAACTTCGGCAGAACAGGGCATGTGGTCTCAATATGTGTTCATAGGGATTATAGGAGGAGGGGGGTTGGGAGGAGGCTGATGGAGATCCTTGAAGAGCTCTTCAGGAGAAAAGGGGCTGTAGAGACAAAGCTAGAGGTTAGGGTTAGTAATGAGCCTGCTATAAACCTATATAGATCTATGGGATATACAATAGTAGGGATCCACCATGGCTACTACAGCGATGGAGAAGATGCGTATATAATGTCTAAAAACCTATTATCAAGCCTCGGCACTAGCTCGATATAACCTTTTGAGGGGGAAGCCACTTTATAGATGGGATCCATAGCACTTTAAATCCTAGAAATGATTTCCCTGAGTGGATTGTATTAAGCAATGCCTCTGATCTATATACTATTACTTTTAAGTTTGTTTGATATTGAAGAGTATATCTAGGGGTGGATTAAATGGCTCTAAGGATCAGGGCCTCCATGCCTGTCATCGATGAGGAAGACATATCTATGGTTATAAATGTTCTTAAAAGTGGTTGGCTAGCCTACGGACCGGTTGTTGAGGAGTTTGAAAAGTTATTTGCCGAGTATATAGGTGTTAGGAGGGCTCTCGCTGTTAGCAGTGGAACCGCTGCTCTAGAGCTCTCTCTCAGGGCTCTCGGTGTTGGTGTTGGTGATGAGGTTATTGTTCCCAGCTTCACGTTCATAGCTACGGCTAATGTTGCTCTCTCTGTGGGTGCTAGGCCTATCCTCTGTGATATAGATCTCGAGACATATAATATAGATCCTAGATGTGTTGAGGAGAAGATCAATAGGAGGACCAGGGCTATAATACCTGTGCATCTATATGGACACCCAGCCGATATGGATCCTATATTGAGGGTTGCCAAGGATCACGGGGTATACGTTGTTGAGGACGCAGCCCAGGCCCACGGGGCCCTCTATAAGGGGCGTAGATGCGGCTCGATAGGGGATCTAGGTGCTTTTAGCTTCTATGCTACGAAGAACATGACAACAGGTGAGGGTGGTATGGTGACTACCAATAGCGATGAGCTGGCCAGGAGGATCGAGCTGATGAGGA is a genomic window of Sulfolobales archaeon containing:
- a CDS encoding DegT/DnrJ/EryC1/StrS family aminotransferase, whose protein sequence is MALRIRASMPVIDEEDISMVINVLKSGWLAYGPVVEEFEKLFAEYIGVRRALAVSSGTAALELSLRALGVGVGDEVIVPSFTFIATANVALSVGARPILCDIDLETYNIDPRCVEEKINRRTRAIIPVHLYGHPADMDPILRVAKDHGVYVVEDAAQAHGALYKGRRCGSIGDLGAFSFYATKNMTTGEGGMVTTNSDELARRIELMRNHGQESKYLHIELGWNYRMTSIQAALGISQLRKLEMLNEARRRNAERLTRGIERLGWLRPPREMPWARHVYHQYVVYLEDDAPISRDMLVEHLRRHGIEAMIHYPLPIHMQPLYRRLGYGECCPNSAKASQRVLSLPVHPGLGERDIDYIVEVLSKI
- the rimI gene encoding ribosomal protein S18-alanine N-acetyltransferase, coding for MGNAEPRWRWGDIECFSNPPESFLEEIYRVELTCFKDPYPPRLLLYYLRLSQDLFIACRSGGRIVGYAIGVIENFGRTGHVVSICVHRDYRRRGVGRRLMEILEELFRRKGAVETKLEVRVSNEPAINLYRSMGYTIVGIHHGYYSDGEDAYIMSKNLLSSLGTSSI